The DNA sequence TCTTTGACtgttcttttcttattcttttttcacttgaactttctaagagttgccccagtttgtactcttggggcatgaacttttttttttatttcattttttttgtcTTTTGACTCTacacttgattccaaaagagggtggtcaaacaaaataacataggctcaaaaggggtaacaaagggtataaagtATTTGGATAGCCGAAAAGGGGCCTCCCAGCCTCGAGAATGCCGAACATAGTATCCTTTCGTGATCACAACATTGATGAACATATCTGTCTTCTTGGTGTATAGTGGTCAAAAGACATTTTCCATCCATTAATGTCAAATTTTCCACCAAACTTTAATTAATTCTTCCTCAAACTCGATCTTCACAATGATTTGTAGGTAAAGATCATTAACCCCACGGGTATGATTATTCTAGTTCCACATGAATTTGAACCGAGCTTAATTCTAAAGTGTTTTGACTGTGTATTCATCCTCAAAAGTGTCTTGTTCTCAGTTAACCAGTTCAAGACTAAATTAGTTTTCTAGGATCTGGCCAAAGATCTGCATCCATGTCATATCACTAGAACTAGCGTGAAAAGAACTATGCAAAAAATGGACATAAAATGACTGATTGTTTTGTTTTTTATTGAATAAAGGATAGTAGAGTccgataacacaaaaagaagaagaaaagaggaCAAAATAAGCTACCATGTCTCCTTAATGGCTAAAAGAGGAGTGACTTTCCAGTTACTAGGCGATATGTTAGCCACAGACTTGCACATCAGCATTACTTTGGCATTCAACCATTTTAATTGCTATGGATTCAGAactcaaattttgacttttgatCAAACCGCTCACCATATTGGCTATCGAATTTTAGGACTTACAGCATGGGAACTTTCACAGTAACTAATTTGTCAAATGACTTGGACGAATTCTGATGTCTCCCTATCATCACAGATCATCCAAGTAGAGCATGTCCTGCTGCTCAAAACTGGTAGAAGTCAGCCAACATTTGCCTCCATTTTTATCATCAACTTGTCTACTTGCCTTTTCGTGACCTTAATTGGATCAACAATAGTGGTTCTTGTTCCTTCGGTTGAGAAGATGATGATAGAGTGATCCTGgattattttcatgattcaccaTTGCAAACCAACAAACCAACCATGAtgtttgttcttctaggtttaaatcctattggagaaggtatctagactggcttactcgagtggacaactcgagccgaatagggtcagcgtaccggtagcattgctttccggcttagctggtggtgctccccgcctaaaacatgtgtgactaaaatccTTCACCGGGTGACAAGCACTTCGGCTACCTCAAAGAAAGcgggctatgtcaagcaaatgcccaatttttaatttcaagaagactcagagggggtacgtgagaagacagtttatatgtatagttcaacaatatcaaagcagtaAAAAGCAGGCAAGTAGCACATTAGAcccaaataaatcacagtatatacaaaattaataaagccaaataaaagtcaacatgtacaagctcgaattctagttgtccccaacagagtcgccagagctatcacacccctttttaccccaCAAAggttgggttaaagagtttttccaattaaagtgacaattttgaaatagggattattttgtcaatcagagtcgccacttgaaattgatttttggtgttccaagtcaccttttattagaatccctagtcaaaggaaggtttgactctatcattattggtctgcaaaaataaagtccgggtaaagaattctgttgatcgaggagaaggtgtaaggcattccccgagtcctttggttctagcacagtcgctttattgactatatttggcttatattatttttgaacaaactgtattttaatgaatttccatGTTTTACATATCCGCTCTTAATGCTTGATTATTAGAATTATCAAATGAAGTTTTGAATAAAATAAGATGTCGTAACCacactacgcaagcgaatgcgtGATCGAGATGAAGTTTATTAATTTTGTTATAACAGCGTTACACAAGCGAATCCGCAATCATGATAAAGGATTATTAATATgttattactctcaaaataattactatattttatattgattTATTATAAAAAATGGGCCAGCAAAATAAATTTATTTGGCCAAACATATTTCTCGTAGCCCCGTTTAAACACTAACATGAGGGATAGGCTAAAAGCACAAGCAAATAATTTACTATATGCATAATATTAAATACTAGTTAATAATGTGGAGTAGAACAAACTAaggataaaaaattaattaaatttctatggcccattaaTGTTACTACTAGCTTAAACCCACAATCTATTAATTGCTGCCAAACAAACACATGGCCCATTATTTGTTATCTGATATACCCCAAAATCATATGGCCAATATTCACGCAGCTACTGCCTTCCCCAATATTCTAAACAGAATTAATTCACAATGAGACATTCGAAGAAATCCTATACTCATGGCATCAACAGAAGACAAGCAAAACACATAGACAAGGATTCATGAACAATAAACAAATTAATAGAACGACTAAAGAACTTCAATAAAAAATGGTAAGAATGAACCTTTACGTTCAGCAAATAAGCCTCTTCAATAAATCCAAACATGAAGCTCTGTCATCATCAAAAATACATGAAACCCCGAAGCTACATCTGGATAAAAAACATGAACAAGACCCGCGACAGGAGACCGCACTGGAACCTCGACTCGATTAAAAATGATGTTTTAAAGGCCAGTTTGAGCGTGTTTTGTTGGCTATTTCGGGGTTAGTTTTGGGGTGGAAAAGAACTGATTTTTAGCTGAGTTCTCAACTAGTTTTCGGGTTGAGGGAGGTCATTTTTTCCAGGAAAAGATAAGCAGCAGTTGCTGCGTTTTTTGGCTCTTTTAATGGCTAAAATTGCTGCCCGTTTTTTTAAGCTTTTTCTTGGCTATTTTCGCAGCTGATTTTTGCTGAAAAAATAGGTTGTTTTTTTGCTGATTTTTATGGCATTTTTCAAGTGAGTTTTGAGGACATTTCAGCTGTTATTTTTAGCTTTATTTTTTTTAGGGGTAAAAGGGTGTGTTTTCTGGACTAAAAAGAGGGACTGGTTTGGGGTGGTTGAGGGCAGCATTTTCGGatggaaaatcgagaaaaaataaTGCCCCTGCTCTTTTTCAAAGAAGGAGGAGAAATGCTCACTTTTCCCCGATCCCTTATGTTTTCTTTCCCCTCTTTTTTGACTTTCCTCctcccttttttttatttttctcctcCTCCTTTTGACTTTTTGTTGTATGTGTTTATATTAGTAAGAGAGAGTGGAAGTGTGAATTGTTAAAGAGTAAGAGTGGGAGAAGTGGGAAGTTAGGTATTGGTGATATGAGTGGAAAATAATTCAcgcatagtcaaaaattaggtgctcacatccGAGGAGTTGAAAAGTGTAACCCACATAAGATTTGCTCGTGCAGATGCAAGCACACTCAATTGATGAAACTAATTGATACTGCTCTCTCCGACataggcggatctaggatttgaaGGTGGCGGGtgccataatttcttttaatgtaCACCTTATAATGATTAAAACAAAGTTTGGTAGAAACGTTTATTggattatttttagtttattcGGGTCAACTTAATAGGTATTTTTTATTTGCAAATACGAAAATTACATCTTAGAGATCAAAAAACAAACAGAATTAGcattttaaataagaaaataaacctttattatatataacaataaaagtAAAATCAACATTTTTACTAGGAAATTACGTCTTTTTCTGTATGTGAAAAATAAATTCACACAAGAAAGAGAACATCTTCATTAAGGGAATCACACcggaataaaaaaattaaaaaatatatcttcAATAGATAAATTATACCCCATAAGTATgaaattaaataaattacaagTTCCCAAAAATCAAAATCATAAATCTCATATCTTTTTTAAGCAATGCTTACTTCTTATCATAATTTAAtagtaaataaatttaaattatatttaataacGATAGAATAACACAAATTGTTATGATataaaaaaaaagatgaaaaatgaaTTTGATCTCAATCCAAAATTTTCATCAAGACCCAAGTTTCTCAGATTTAAAAGAAGAAAACCCATATATTTGAGATTAAGAGGAATGTTTTTTTatagaattttaatttttttgagtCTCTTTTTTTAAGTGTTCTTGCTAGAGACCACATATAAATAATAGAATAgaggaaagaaaaatataaaaaataacaaaacgaCAAATAGAAAATTGGGAGGTAGCCGAAAAGATAACTGACTcggataaaaagaaataaaaagcacaaagaaaaggaaaagtcGAACAAGATTCAAGATAAATTGCAACTTGAATTACACCTGAGAAAAGCTTTCAAAAAGGTCTACCAGCCATGGCACCTTTATCTAGTTTACAATTGCGGGTGGCAGGATCAAATATTAACCTAGTTTAGGAAAATTTTAACATAAGGATATGATAATTTTATCATCTTAGCGGGTGCCATGCCACCCCATTCTAAAGGGGTGGATCCGCCACTGCCCTCCGATCTacttaattgatttttttttatggtctacaatatttgatttttttagatATCAAGAAGGAACTAACTTCTTTTTTCCAAAGTTATCCTTGGAGTAAAGAGCGTAGGAATATTTGTTGTATTtccaatgaacaaattaaggttaatatggttaatttcattattaattaatgctaaaagatgAATTCTTAATATGTGTAAAAACAggcaaaaaatcaattaaagtgatcCCGAGGGAGTAGCAATTCACCCATGTTATTCACAAATGTATATATTATATCATGACTAACATTCATAGCCTTTTTCACTTTGGTCGTGTATTGAGGCAAAAAAACATAGGTTCCCAAGTCATGGATTACATTCTTGTGATCATTGAAGTTGTAACTGGTAACTTACTTTTGAGTGGACCTTTTATAAAATTTTGTTCTGAAAAACTGAAGTCTTGTTATTTTGATAATTGCACATTCTCCTCACTAGTTATTAAATACTACTTCTCATGCCGCTGCCTTTATACTTTAGCTTTTTCTGTTTACTGATTTTGGTGCTTCCACAGAGCTGTAATTACATGTTAAAAAGGCAGCACAGTGCACAAGGCTCTCGCTTTCACATAGGGTTCGGGGAAGGGTCGCACATCAAGGGGTGCGATGGAGACAGTTTACcataatgcaagtattagtggtTGCTCTCATGGCTCAaaccgtgacctataggtcacacgaagACACTTTATCATTGCTCCAAGGTTGCAAGATAACAAAATGAAGATTGCaacaaaattttgaaaattttaattgaGAAACACCAGCTATGACATTTGAAagttaaatttaattaatgagtcCTTCAAAAACAAGGATAAGCTCGGATGCAATGAGGGAATACTCGGAGCTTTTACGAACCAAGAAAAGTTTGAGATCAAATGCAGCAAAGACATTAACCAGATCAGTTCCAACTTCTAAGTAAGACTGAGCATTGAAATTGTTGGATCTGCGAATAACGTCCCACATTTGTAGCTGAAAAGAAAAGGAAACCACATAAAAGGGTTAATGATGTGAGGCATTTTGTGCAAAATCATGTGTGCTTGGCGCAAATCGAACAATATCACATCATGTTACGAGTATCTTTAAGCTGGTTTAGCACAACAGAAATTATCTAAGTTTATCATCTTCTTCGTCTTGTGGATTTGATTTGTCCTCAGGCCTGCAAAATGTCAATATTGGCTTCTAGTTCTTTTGTGATAGGCTGTATAAACACCAACTACTTGGTAACAACAGATGGAATAAACAACAATTGGTTGCTTTGAGAGCTACAGTTTGAGAAGCAAATAGGTCCAGAAATTGAATGTATAATCAGCAACCAAAATTCCTAGTGCAGTTTTGTACGAAGTGATACTATTATATAAAAAAAGAAGTAAATGCTCTCTTGCTCATAAAATCATTACAAGtttcatcacaaatcaatcttgACATTCATTCAAACACTTGAAAcacaaacttctaaacttcaagTTGTTTGGTATCCAAGAACAATCATTTCAGATTTCTAATGTTTCCAGGAGAAATCAGATGAAAATATATGAGCTCTTGCTCATAAAGACAATACAAGTTTCATCACAAATCAATGATGACATTTATTCAAACACTTCACTTCTTGCTGAAAAGCCTTCAATAGGAAATCTCCCCAGCTGAGGTCCTCCTCCATCTTCTGTTTCCAAGCCTAAATGATCGATACATACAATCATACACTACAAAATGGATTCCTTACCTCACCAGAAAATTTCATAAGAAATAGATCTAGAAGGTTATATCAAACACTTTAAAGAGTGTGGTACTCTCCCCTTAATTATGAGCAACAAAGGAATTAACCCATATTAATCAAAATCTTAGTAGCTCTTAGGTTTAATAGTATAGCAGATAACCTTCTTTTTACTGGTATAAGAGCAGGCAACCAACACCAAGTATGATACTAACAAATGAACATGCTCAGGTGTAAAAGAAAACTGAATGAGTGGACATGTATTCAGATGAATATGGAAAGAACAAACCTGATAAGAGTCAAGGAGATGGTCATCCAGCCAATGGTGTAGTCAGGAATCACGCCAAGCCAAGGGTGTTcaactttttttaaaaatttcctgATGAAGGGGTGCAGCGAAAATTTTAAGTCAAACCATGCAGTATTTAGCTAAACGGTTTAGCTAAAAAAGCCACTATCAGCAACATAAATTCGTTCATATTTAATTCAACATGAAGTGAAGAGCAACAAACCAaccaaaagagagagagagagaaagaagagaaaCGGTTGCGGAGGCAACCTTGTGGTGGTCGGTGACGGCTGCGATGGTGGGACTGGCGGAGGCAAAATTGCAGCTGCCGAAGAATAGAACGTTAGAAGCCTAGAACCAAAGGAGAAAGAGATAGTCGAGAGGGTTTGTAAGTCGGTAGAGAGCCATTTGTTAAGGAAATTTTGCAGAGTTTGACTTTGAACATTCAGTTATGGGGAAAAATAGTGGGCGGATAAAAATGTTATCAACGAGACTCGAACCTCTGCACTCCATCCCCAATTTGAACACACTTAGGCGCTAGGCTGTGATATTCATCTGTGTCAAGGATGTTCAAAAATTATTATATACTTATATACAGTGGTATTTGACCTATATTATATACTTATATACAGTGCTATTTGACCTATATACACAGTTAATTTTCTGGCAAAGGGCGTTCGCTTGACCACCCTTTGAACACTGTAGCTCCGCCACTGCTTCCAGCCCAATCTGGAGGTTGTATTGTAACTGTGAACGCACCATTTGCCATGTCTTCGTGTTGCATTCTTTCAATTTCCAGGGCCGAATTGGCAACAGACCAGCTACACCAGTTTACCTCAATGCTTCTTAGAGATGCAGCATCTTCAAAAGGAGAAGGGATTTCCTTAAGCTGCTTACATTTTGTTAAAACCAAACATTCAAGCATAGGAAAAGCATCCTCAGAGACAAACCACCGGGCAATATTGAGGTCGTCCAGTTCTAAGTATTTGAGTTCAGGGAACTCTGAATCTTTTACTTCCCATTCATCCCCTTCAAATGCTCTGAGAAGTAACTTTAGAATCTCCAAGTTAGGCAGTTCTGCAATACtcgaaatttggctccaaggcaGACGAAACTTTGACAAAGTCAATTCCCTTGGTCTTGAGGGGAAACTGAAGACATGTGGAAGTTTAGCTGGATAGCTGTTGGAAACAAGCTTAAGAGACTTGAGGCAGCTTAGAAACTCTAATCTGGGGAAATGAACACACCTACCCTTCACTTTCTCTGAATAACCAAATGTCCCCGAAAATATGCAACTTAGCTTTCTCAAATTTGGCAtcttttttaatattatttctGCATCTTCACCATAAGAGAGACGTGGAGTGGAAAACGTTTCCAAATTATCCAATTGGTAATTAGCAAGAGATTCACTCATGTTCTCATGCAGACTGAATGAAGCACGACGTTTTACATGTATATGCCTCAATTTAACCATCTTCAAAAGAGAAGAAGGTAATATCACCTCTCCACCCAATCCTCTTACCACAAAAGTTTCAAGATTCCAAAGCTTAGCTATGGATGAAGGAATTGAATTTGCATCAGTTTGAGCAGCAAAGTATCTCATATGAATTATATACTGTATCTCACCGGGAAAAGTACCACCTATGTTAAATGATTCTAAATCCAACACCTTAACAAGTTTGAAGTTGTCGAAGATGAAGGAGATATCACGCGGCCATGACAAGCTGTCCAAATCAATCACATTGAATATTAAAGAGCGAATGTTCGAGCGAGATGTCTGCCACAGATCAATCTGATCCTGGGAAGAATGAACAAATAACCGGTATTCCTCAGGCTTTTCAGGAAACATATCCTCTCAATTGAATCTAATTCAGAAAAAACAATAATATAAGCCCATGA is a window from the Nicotiana tomentosiformis chromosome 10, ASM39032v3, whole genome shotgun sequence genome containing:
- the LOC138891377 gene encoding putative late blight resistance protein homolog R1B-13, whose amino-acid sequence is MFPEKPEEYRLFVHSSQDQIDLWQTSRSNIRSLIFNVIDLDSLSWPRDISFIFDNFKLVKVLDLESFNIGGTFPGEIQYIIHMRYFAAQTDANSIPSSIAKLWNLETFVVRGLGGEVILPSSLLKMVKLRHIHVKRRASFSLHENMSESLANYQLDNLETFSTPRLSYGEDAEIILKKMPNLRKLSCIFSGTFGYSEKVKGRCVHFPRLEFLSCLKSLKLVSNSYPAKLPHVFSFPSRPRELTLSKFRLPWSQISSIAELPNLEILKLLLRAFEGDEWEVKDSEFPELKYLELDDLNIARWFVSEDAFPMLECLVLTKCKQLKEIPSPFEDAASLRSIEVNWCSWSVANSALEIERMQHEDMANGAFTVTIQPPDWAGSSGGATVFKGWSSERPLPEN